In one window of Gossypium arboreum isolate Shixiya-1 chromosome 4, ASM2569848v2, whole genome shotgun sequence DNA:
- the LOC108457976 gene encoding aquaporin PIP2-2-like has product MAKAIEVGGEFQAKDYHDPPPAPLVDAQELAKWSFYRAVIAEFIATLFFLYITVLTVIGYKTQTDLAKGGEDCGGVGILGIAWAFGGMIFILVYCTAGISGGHINPAVTFGLFLARKVSLVRAIFYMGAQCLGAICGCGLVKAFQNSYYNQYGGGANSLAEGYSTGTGLAAEIIGTFVLVYTVFSATDPKRNARDSHIPVLAPLPIGFAVFMVHLATIPITGTGINPARSLGAAVIFNQDKIWDDHWIFWVGPFIGAAIAAIYHQFVLRASGAKALGSFRSSSAM; this is encoded by the exons ATGGCTAAGGCAATTGAGGTTGGTGGTGAGTTCCAGGCCAAGGACTACCATGATCCTCCACCCGCTCCATTGGTAGACGCTCAGGAGTTAGCCAAGTGGTCTTTTTACAGGGCTGTCATAGCTGAGTTCATTGCCACTCTCTTCTTTCTCTACATCACTGTCTTGACTGTGATCGGTTACAAGACCCAGACCGACCTTGCTAAGGGCGGTGAAGATTGTGGAGGCGTTGGCATTCTCGGCATTGCTTGGGCTTTTGGTGGCATGATTTTTATCCTTGTTTACTGCACTGCCGGTATTTCTG GGGGACACATCAACCCAGCAGTGACCTTTGGACTTTTCTTGGCTAGGAAGGTGTCGTTAGTTCGAGCCATATTTTACATGGGTGCTCAGTGTTTGGGAGCCATATGTGGATGTGGGCTGGTCAAGGCCTTCCAAAACTCATACTACAACCAGTATGGAGGAGGAGCCAACAGCCTGGCTGAAGGATACAGCACTGGAACTGGTTTGGCGGCTGAAATCATCGGCACCTTTGTCCTTGTCTACACTGTTTTCTCTGCAACTGATCCCAAGAGGAATGCAAGAGACTCCCATATCCCT GTCTTGGCACCACTTCCCATTGGGTTTGCTGTGTTCATGGTTCACTTAGCCACTATTCCCATCACCGGAACCGGTATCAACCCAGCTCGTAGTTTGGGGGCTGCTGTTATCTTCAACCAGGACAAGATATGGGATGACCAT TGGATATTCTGGGTAGGACCTTTCATTGGAGCTGCAATTGCCGCAATCTATCACCAGTTTGTATTGAGGGCATCGGGTGCTAAAGCTCTGGGATCCTTCAGGAGCAGCTCTGCCATGTAA